The window aaaaaaaaaaaaccccgtTTATCTGGAACTTAAGAACTTGTTACATGGCCTAAAAGTTATTAATTTTAGTGTATTTCGTGACCTGTGGTGGATAATGGATAAGTAATATAATTGCGAGTATGGTATCAAATAGCTTGCTTTCAATGAACCAAAAACATGGTTTGTTGAAAACGGTAGACCCTACAAGTTGATATCCTGGACCTCGTTTCCAATGGATAAATTTCTCTGCTCGGTACAatgtttaagaatttaaagaAAGCGGATTATTTTCAGTTCTTCAAAAATTTAAACAGTGTAGGAACATTCCATCTTTAGGCTCTTATTTGCACAGGGATATAGTTGTCAACTTGTCTGTTCATCAATTTGCATTATAGAGTCTTGAATCCTTGACGGTATGCAGAAGTGGATAATGGGCATACACTGCATTTAGTAGCTCGACAGCCTTCTCAACCACAATCCTCATCTGGTACCAGCAGTGCGGAAACAACTACTGATGCTGGTAATAGAGGTAAAACTTTGTATTATACAATTATGTCCTTGTTCTTGTATTTAGTGTTAGATCTGGATTTTGGACTACATCAAGTAATATTTCTTGTTCTTAAATATTCTCAGCAGGACAAGAAACTAATACTGGGGTGCCACGTAGTCGTGTTGGGCAAGTTTCGCACAGTGTTTTACTTGGGTCCTTCAATGTTGGGGATCAACTAGATAACTCCATACCTGATCTAAGTCGGGTAAACTTCCACAGCtcttaatacatatttttacgCAGTTATTTTAATTGTGTGATTTTGTGAAACTTGATGCAGTGTAAGCTGAAATATGctgtttttctttattaaaacTAGGTCATTGGTGCGGTTTTGAATTCAATCGGAGTCGGAAACCAAACTGCTTTTAATGGTTCTAGTGGCACACAACCCGCAACGATGGTGGGTTTTccaaacatttttcatccttgtATTTCTTTccttatttttaatttggtaATACATTTAGACCTATAAACTTGTACATGCAGTATGTAATCATTTACATGACCAACATACAACATATTTAGTGAAGCTTGACATATTGTTGCAACCAAAAACAAGATGTcacatcagtttttttttttttttttttatgttgtgtttggttggggagaatggaatggaatgagtaaaattacttggaactaatagagataggagggGAAGTTTTGGAATAAATGTAAGTGAgggcaaaattgctatgatgagatttgagaagaaattgggggtaggagagaatagagcattccatctcaaattgaaggtttgATCTCTAGCATATAATGtgaggaatggaatggaggaaagaatgaaatttgttaacaattgcccataatatagttcatttttcattccattccttccggaatcattcaccccaaccaaacacaacattagttcATCCGCATGCATGTATCTTCTATCTGGTTCTGTTTGTGGCCCATAACAATTTGAAATAGTTCTCATGTATATTTGCTATTGTCTGGAAACAGTTTATGCATTTGGCTAAATGCTCTATATCTATCTGCTGTTTGATTCTCTTGTGCAGGCTCCTCAAGGTAATGAAGCAGAAGGGAGACAAGgccccacagctgatcagatccGAGATATAAATCAATTGCTTCGGGGACAGGTACCTTCTGGTCAATCTATGCCTCAAGTATTGCAAATACCCCTAGGAGCAGCAATACCCTTTCCTTTCATTAATCAGGTTAGACTGATTGCATTCAGTTCAAGCATAATATGCGAACTACCTTCTGATTGTACTGCTTATGTTTTCTTTGAACAGCCAATTCCCGATTCTTTGCACACTCTTTCTGAGTTCATGAACCGCATGGAACTGACACTGTCACAAAATGGTGATTCTTGTTGTTATTGTAGTATTAGATATACTATGTTGAGCCTTCATCTAAACTCAAACATGGGGTGAAACATAAAAAACTGACACCCGCCGATCTTTCAATGTCTGATGCAGCCAGTCAGTCAGCTCAACCATTGAACGATACAGGAGTTCAGCCACCTGTTAATTTGCCTGCTAATACACGGGGTGTGCCTACACCTGAAGCGCTGGTTGCTGTTCTGAGACATGCAGAGCGTCTTTTCAGTGGCCATGCTATTAGTGCTCTATCTGTATGTACTACAATCTGATCTCTTACCTTATATATTAATGTTAGTTTTTTTTCGCTTTTATATCCCTCTTATGGAGTCCCCAAGGGAAATTGGTTAGGCATCGTGTCACATCTGCAATTGAATTTTACTATATCCTGTATCTTCTGATGCGTAGATTTTGTGCCTGTTTATATGGCcaagatttataatataattttttgatgtgATTGAGAGGAAGTTAAACTTTCCTTATTGGTTTTTCATATGATTttatgagatttttatattacataCATATAGTGAATGCATCTTACTAAGATAACATTGTTTAATATGGATCTCTATGTTCTAATAGAGGATTTTGTATGACTTGAAgaagtgtatatttaattttgtatttagtTGCTGTTAGTCAAGTTGTCAGGGGGTCGTGTTAACTTAAAGTgccttttaaataaatttatgcattgatcatatatatagtcTTCTGCGAGAGGAATTGAATTTGAAGTTGCATATCTCAAGGCATTAAAATAATTGCTTGCTATATATAGGAAGTTAGTTTTGTCGGGAATTGTATTTGCATGTTCTGTTGAATTgggttttttatttaaaagtacataagaacaaaaatgataATGTTATTTGTAATTTGCTGCAATGGCGTAGCGTATTGCAGGTAGATTAGAGCAAGAAGGAGGTTCTACTGATCCTACAATTCGGACCCAGATTCAATCTGAATCAATGCGAGTAGGCCTTGTGATGCAACATTTAGGCGCTCTTCTTCTAGAACTAGGCCGAACAATGTTAACACTTCGTATGGGACAGTCCTCGGTATATTAATTTCCTTAAACcttctaatttttaactttgAGTTTCTGTGTTTAACCAAGTGCATTTTGCAGTCTGAATCTTCTGTAAATGCTGGGCCAGCAGTTTACATATCTCCCTCGGGGCCAAACCCTATAATGGTTCAGGTTTGTTAATGATCTTGGTAGAATAACATGTCTGTTTCACAAGTTTACATCTTTTCGCTTCCATATTCTACGTTGCCACCTATTTAAGAATTTTAATGTCGTTTGTGGTATATGTTTTTAATAAGTTTCTGTTGGATTTTTTCGAAGATGACATGTGCTAGGCCATATTTTTGTGAAACTTGTTTCTATTTGCAAATTAGTTGTTCCACTGCTAATTGTTCGGTGAGCTACTCATTAAAAGTATATAAAAGAGTTGATAAGAAGTTGcgtttgaaattcaaataatatgAATTTTGTGGTAATCTCTTCAAAATTGAAGTCATTACATTGGCGAATTTATTGAAGATATACGTCAGAAAGTATAATCAAGATTATGTAAAATGATGTTCTAGTTATTTCGGCAATCTCTTTCCTGTTATTGAGGTAGAAATCATTTCTGTCGCCATTTTTACGACTAACAACAAGACTCAACATCATGAACGTAGTTTGCTACTGTTGCTATTATGTGGTTTCGCTGCTTAAATTTATGATGTTGTTAACCTGCTGTTGCAGCCTTCATCTCTTCAAACTGGTTCTCTCTTTGGTGGTCCTGTTGCTCCTCCCCTGAATTCTGGTGTTTTTGTTCCTGGGGGTGTTGGACCTACTGCAAGACATGtgaacatacatatacatactggTACTGGAAAATTCCATTTTTTGCTGCTCTATCCCAAGTAACAATCATAGTTGGTAATCATGCATTTTTTCATGGAGGCTTAAATTTAATCTGTTCTTCAGCAGTCGGTTCTAGGACAACTAATGGTGAAGGAATGCATGGAGATCATGGGAGTGGAATCACTTCTGCTGATCCTGCTCAACCACGTGTACTTCCTGTGAGGAACATTGTTACAGCAGCTGTCCCATCACAACCTGCTGTTGTTTCTGTTACAAATGCAGTACCCGGTGGCGGTAATCTTGCACAGCAATCTGTTagttctgttccattatctacTATTATAGCTGGAGTTGGGTCACAAATCAGAAATTACGCCGGCAACATGCAGAGCCAAGATCTTGGATCATCAGGTGTCTAAATACACATAGTGTACAGTACGGTATTTTAAATGGCAGTTAAGCTTTATTTGTATTTGACTGCTGCTCTCTTTTGACATATAGCCCATCAAGAGAGTCCAGGCAATCAAGATCAATCTGTTGTGTCTGGTGCGGGAAACAATGAAAGAGGTAATGACATTACAAGCCTACTTGACACCATCAGAGAGTTTCCTTTACCAGGTCAATCGTCTGATACCAGCAGCCATATGGTATGTGTTGTCCCCTTGTGTCAAATTTTGCAaagttttttcttttaattatgaaaatctAAAAGAGGGACCACTTCCCTTCTAACTGACAGGCGCAAGGGGAGGGCCAGAAATCATGCAAGAAAGAGGATAAAGAAAATGCAGTCAGAGCAGAAGAGCCTTCTAGTAGCTCAATGAAAGGAATTGATAACCAAGTCAGCTCATCAGATAATACCAATTCTGCCCCATCATCTGATCAACGGGTTGATGTTCCTCTTGGGCTGGGACTGGGAGGCTTACAACCCAGGGTGAGCAAATTAAtttcatcacatttttttttctttttgttactTTGTTTTCTCAATATGAGGTAATTTAACTTGCTCTTGTTTATGCACTAATTTTCAAAGTTACATCCAGAGCatacttatataatattaattagaaaTAGGTTTTGTATTAAATTATGAAACCAATATAAATGGGAATCTTTGCATATatctttgtttatattttctccCACTTAGGCTCTGAGTGAGATGAGAATAACAAGAGATATATACATTGCTGACTGTTTTTTGTAGCTTGTCCTTTTTATGCTGTAAATATAATGCTGTTGTATCTTTCCTGGACCTCTGTGTTATTCCAAATCTCTGTGGTGCAGAGGAGAAGTAGAGTTTCAAATTCACGAGGAGTTGTGGGTTCTGGTGTAACTTCTAATATGCCTAACAATCACAATCAACCCAGTAGATCCTATGGGCTTTCGGCTGGGCAGCTTGCAGGGGCTGGTGGGACAGTCATACCAACTGTACCAATGGAAGGGCTTGTTGCTGGGGACCAAGATGATACTGCAAATGTCATGTCTCAGGTTCTGAGCAGTCCTGCTATGGATGGACTTTTAGCTGGTGTTTCAAGACAAACAGGAGTAGGATCTCCTgatgttttaagaaa of the Daucus carota subsp. sativus chromosome 4, DH1 v3.0, whole genome shotgun sequence genome contains:
- the LOC108218846 gene encoding ubiquitin-like domain-containing protein CIP73 isoform X3, whose translation is MAEPHPSEGSSSASASAGSSDSIVELNIKTLDSQMYSFQVDKNIPVSVFKENVASKTGVPVEQQRLIFRGKVLKDNHLLSEYQVDNGHTLHLVARQPSQPQSSSGTSSAETTTDAGNRGQETNTGVPRSRVGQVSHSVLLGSFNVGDQLDNSIPDLSRVIGAVLNSIGVGNQTAFNGSSGTQPATMAPQGNEAEGRQGPTADQIRDINQLLRGQVPSGQSMPQVLQIPLGAAIPFPFINQPIPDSLHTLSEFMNRMELTLSQNASQSAQPLNDTGVQPPVNLPANTRGVPTPEALVAVLRHAERLFSGHAISALSRIAGRLEQEGGSTDPTIRTQIQSESMRVGLVMQHLGALLLELGRTMLTLRMGQSSSESSVNAGPAVYISPSGPNPIMVQPSSLQTGSLFGGPVAPPLNSGVFVPGGVGPTARHVNIHIHTAVGSRTTNGEGMHGDHGSGITSADPAQPRVLPVRNIVTAAVPSQPAVVSVTNAVPGGGNLAQQSVSSVPLSTIIAGVGSQIRNYAGNMQSQDLGSSAHQESPGNQDQSVVSGAGNNERGNDITSLLDTIREFPLPGQSSDTSSHMAQGEGQKSCKKEDKENAVRAEEPSSSSMKGIDNQVSSSDNTNSAPSSDQRVDVPLGLGLGGLQPRRRSRVSNSRGVVGSGVTSNMPNNHNQPSRSYGLSAGQLAGAGGTVIPTVPMEGLVAGDQDDTANVMSQVLSSPAMDGLLAGVSRQTGVGSPDVLRNMLGQLTQNPAMMNTVNQIAQQMEGQDLGSMFGGVGGSRSGGIDLSRMFQQMMPIVSQALGGGSAFPQPAPFPQPTPAVEREAQPTNSGTRLSRDEKHSDQSSQIDLQQVVQGLEHENPPEEVLRSVAESVLSSSDYGSGAEGLVNELCAEDGLASEFMEMLLHDLSQRVQNETDSTAES
- the LOC108218846 gene encoding ubiquitin-like domain-containing protein CIP73 isoform X5, whose product is MAEPHPSEGSSSASASAGSSDSIVELNIKTLDSQMYSFQVDKNIPVSVFKENVASKTGVPVEQQRLIFRGKVLKDNHLLSEYQVDNGHTLHLVARQPSQPQSSSGTSSAETTTDAGNRGQETNTGVPRSRVGQVSHSVLLGSFNVGDQLDNSIPDLSRVIGAVLNSIGVGNQTAFNGSSGTQPATMAPQGNEAEGRQGPTADQIRDINQLLRGQPIPDSLHTLSEFMNRMELTLSQNASQSAQPLNDTGVQPPVNLPANTRGVPTPEALVAVLRHAERLFSGHAISALSRIAGRLEQEGGSTDPTIRTQIQSESMRVGLVMQHLGALLLELGRTMLTLRMGQSSSESSVNAGPAVYISPSGPNPIMVQPSSLQTGSLFGGPVAPPLNSGVFVPGGVGPTARHVNIHIHTAVGSRTTNGEGMHGDHGSGITSADPAQPRVLPVRNIVTAAVPSQPAVVSVTNAVPGGGNLAQQSVSSVPLSTIIAGVGSQIRNYAGNMQSQDLGSSAHQESPGNQDQSVVSGAGNNERGNDITSLLDTIREFPLPGQSSDTSSHMAQGEGQKSCKKEDKENAVRAEEPSSSSMKGIDNQVSSSDNTNSAPSSDQRVDVPLGLGLGGLQPRRRSRVSNSRGVVGSGVTSNMPNNHNQPSRSYGLSAGQLAGAGGTVIPTVPMEGLVAGDQDDTANVMSQVLSSPAMDGLLAGVSRQTGVGSPDVLRNMLGQLTQNPAMMNTVNQIAQQMEGQDLGSMFGGVGGSRSGGIDLSRMFQQMMPIVSQALGGGSAFPQPAPFPQPTPAVEREAQPTNSGTRLSRDEKHSDQSSQIDLQQVVQGLEHENPPEEVLRSVAESVLSSSDYGSGAEGLVNELCAEDGLASEFMEMLLHDLSQRVQNETDSTAES
- the LOC108218846 gene encoding ubiquitin-like domain-containing protein CIP73 isoform X2, which codes for MAEPHPSEGSSSASASAGSSDSIVELNIKTLDSQMYSFQVDKNIPVSVFKENVASKTGVPVEQQRLIFRGKVLKDNHLLSEYQVDNGHTLHLVARQPSQPQSSSGTSSAETTTDAGNRAGQETNTGVPRSRVGQVSHSVLLGSFNVGDQLDNSIPDLSRVIGAVLNSIGVGNQTAFNGSSGTQPATMAPQGNEAEGRQGPTADQIRDINQLLRGQVPSGQSMPQVLQIPLGAAIPFPFINQPIPDSLHTLSEFMNRMELTLSQNASQSAQPLNDTGVQPPVNLPANTRGVPTPEALVAVLRHAERLFSGHAISALSRIAGRLEQEGGSTDPTIRTQIQSESMRVGLVMQHLGALLLELGRTMLTLRMGQSSSESSVNAGPAVYISPSGPNPIMVQPSSLQTGSLFGGPVAPPLNSGVFVPGGVGPTARHVNIHIHTVGSRTTNGEGMHGDHGSGITSADPAQPRVLPVRNIVTAAVPSQPAVVSVTNAVPGGGNLAQQSVSSVPLSTIIAGVGSQIRNYAGNMQSQDLGSSAHQESPGNQDQSVVSGAGNNERGNDITSLLDTIREFPLPGQSSDTSSHMAQGEGQKSCKKEDKENAVRAEEPSSSSMKGIDNQVSSSDNTNSAPSSDQRVDVPLGLGLGGLQPRRRSRVSNSRGVVGSGVTSNMPNNHNQPSRSYGLSAGQLAGAGGTVIPTVPMEGLVAGDQDDTANVMSQVLSSPAMDGLLAGVSRQTGVGSPDVLRNMLGQLTQNPAMMNTVNQIAQQMEGQDLGSMFGGVGGSRSGGIDLSRMFQQMMPIVSQALGGGSAFPQPAPFPQPTPAVEREAQPTNSGTRLSRDEKHSDQSSQIDLQQVVQGLEHENPPEEVLRSVAESVLSSSDYGSGAEGLVNELCAEDGLASEFMEMLLHDLSQRVQNETDSTAES
- the LOC108218846 gene encoding ubiquitin-like domain-containing protein CIP73 isoform X1, whose product is MAEPHPSEGSSSASASAGSSDSIVELNIKTLDSQMYSFQVDKNIPVSVFKENVASKTGVPVEQQRLIFRGKVLKDNHLLSEYQVDNGHTLHLVARQPSQPQSSSGTSSAETTTDAGNRAGQETNTGVPRSRVGQVSHSVLLGSFNVGDQLDNSIPDLSRVIGAVLNSIGVGNQTAFNGSSGTQPATMAPQGNEAEGRQGPTADQIRDINQLLRGQVPSGQSMPQVLQIPLGAAIPFPFINQPIPDSLHTLSEFMNRMELTLSQNASQSAQPLNDTGVQPPVNLPANTRGVPTPEALVAVLRHAERLFSGHAISALSRIAGRLEQEGGSTDPTIRTQIQSESMRVGLVMQHLGALLLELGRTMLTLRMGQSSSESSVNAGPAVYISPSGPNPIMVQPSSLQTGSLFGGPVAPPLNSGVFVPGGVGPTARHVNIHIHTAVGSRTTNGEGMHGDHGSGITSADPAQPRVLPVRNIVTAAVPSQPAVVSVTNAVPGGGNLAQQSVSSVPLSTIIAGVGSQIRNYAGNMQSQDLGSSAHQESPGNQDQSVVSGAGNNERGNDITSLLDTIREFPLPGQSSDTSSHMAQGEGQKSCKKEDKENAVRAEEPSSSSMKGIDNQVSSSDNTNSAPSSDQRVDVPLGLGLGGLQPRRRSRVSNSRGVVGSGVTSNMPNNHNQPSRSYGLSAGQLAGAGGTVIPTVPMEGLVAGDQDDTANVMSQVLSSPAMDGLLAGVSRQTGVGSPDVLRNMLGQLTQNPAMMNTVNQIAQQMEGQDLGSMFGGVGGSRSGGIDLSRMFQQMMPIVSQALGGGSAFPQPAPFPQPTPAVEREAQPTNSGTRLSRDEKHSDQSSQIDLQQVVQGLEHENPPEEVLRSVAESVLSSSDYGSGAEGLVNELCAEDGLASEFMEMLLHDLSQRVQNETDSTAES
- the LOC108218846 gene encoding ubiquitin-like domain-containing protein CIP73 isoform X4; the encoded protein is MAEPHPSEGSSSASASAGSSDSIVELNIKTLDSQMYSFQVDKNIPVSVFKENVASKTGVPVEQQRLIFRGKVLKDNHLLSEYQVDNGHTLHLVARQPSQPQSSSGTSSAETTTDAGNRAGQETNTGVPRSRVGQVSHSVLLGSFNVGDQLDNSIPDLSRVIGAVLNSIGVGNQTAFNGSSGTQPATMAPQGNEAEGRQGPTADQIRDINQLLRGQPIPDSLHTLSEFMNRMELTLSQNASQSAQPLNDTGVQPPVNLPANTRGVPTPEALVAVLRHAERLFSGHAISALSRIAGRLEQEGGSTDPTIRTQIQSESMRVGLVMQHLGALLLELGRTMLTLRMGQSSSESSVNAGPAVYISPSGPNPIMVQPSSLQTGSLFGGPVAPPLNSGVFVPGGVGPTARHVNIHIHTAVGSRTTNGEGMHGDHGSGITSADPAQPRVLPVRNIVTAAVPSQPAVVSVTNAVPGGGNLAQQSVSSVPLSTIIAGVGSQIRNYAGNMQSQDLGSSAHQESPGNQDQSVVSGAGNNERGNDITSLLDTIREFPLPGQSSDTSSHMAQGEGQKSCKKEDKENAVRAEEPSSSSMKGIDNQVSSSDNTNSAPSSDQRVDVPLGLGLGGLQPRRRSRVSNSRGVVGSGVTSNMPNNHNQPSRSYGLSAGQLAGAGGTVIPTVPMEGLVAGDQDDTANVMSQVLSSPAMDGLLAGVSRQTGVGSPDVLRNMLGQLTQNPAMMNTVNQIAQQMEGQDLGSMFGGVGGSRSGGIDLSRMFQQMMPIVSQALGGGSAFPQPAPFPQPTPAVEREAQPTNSGTRLSRDEKHSDQSSQIDLQQVVQGLEHENPPEEVLRSVAESVLSSSDYGSGAEGLVNELCAEDGLASEFMEMLLHDLSQRVQNETDSTAES